Proteins from a single region of Centropristis striata isolate RG_2023a ecotype Rhode Island chromosome 9, C.striata_1.0, whole genome shotgun sequence:
- the rgs5a gene encoding regulator of G-protein signaling 5a, with product MCKGLAALPQTCLERAKEIKSKLGVLLQKPENAIDLIIPYPEKTEKKPEKQQKPSPEEAAQWREGLDRVLSNGYGVTAFRSFLQSEFSDENIEFWVSCEDFKKTKNPVKMASKAKKIYEDFIQSEGPREVNIDHFTKDVTLRNLVDLSPGTFDLAQKRIFALMEKDSFGRFLRTEQYQELLVK from the exons ATGTGTAAAGGATTAGCTGCCTTACCCCAAACCTGCCTGGAAAG GGCGAAGGAGATTAAGTCAAAATTGGGCGTTTTGCTGCAGAAGCCGGAAAATGCCATCGACCTCATCATCCCCTACCCCGAGAAGACTGAGAAAAAGCCGGAGAAGCAGCAGAA GCCAAGTCCCGAGGAGGCTGCTCAGTGGCGTGAGGGTCTGGACCGAGTCCTGAGCAATGGCT ATGGTGTGACTGCTTTCCGTAGCTTCCTCCAGTCTGAGTTCAGTGATGAGAATATTGAGTTCTGGGTGTCGTGCGAGGACTTCAAGAAGACCAAGAACCCTGTGAAAATGGCATCCAAGGCCAAGAAGATCTATGAAGACTTCATCCAGTCTGAGGGACCCAGAGAG GTGAACATTGACCACTTCACCAAGGATGTGACCCTGAGGAACCTGGTGGATCTCTCCCCTGGGACCTTTGACCTGGCCCAGAAGAGGATCTTCGCCCTGATGGAGAAAGACTCCTTCGGCCGTTTCCTCCGGACTGAGCAGTACCAGGAGCTCCTGGTCAAATAA